The segment CATCCAGCGAGATCAACTCATTCATACTACCACTTCGCAGCCCAGCAAGGTCAAAGGTCACGAAACGAAATCCCAAATTCTGGCAGAAAATGAGGAATTTTTCACGAAAATCCGCCTCGAGCACAATGGGGAGGAATTCCACGGGGATTTCCACGCGTGCCAGTTCATCATGGTGCAGTCGGACTCGACAATCAGGTATTTCTTTTTCACGCAGCCACTGTTCGGCGAGTTCGATCATTTGTGTGCGGGCAGGGGTCACGGCTAACCCAGGTACAATTCTGCTCGAGAGGCATGGCGATGCGGGCCGATCCCAGATGGGCAACTGCCACAATTTTGCAATTGCTCGAACAGCTTGCTTACCAAGCCCCGCTTCCTGTAGAGGGTGCCGTACTGCGAAATTCTGTGCCGCAAGCAAACCAGGTCGATAGTCTCCCAGATCATCCTGATTCGCCCCACTACAAATGGTTGAGATCCCCAACTGGGGCGCAATTTCCTGAATTTGGGAATAAAGCTCTGTTTTACAGTGGAAGCACCGAGAACCATCATTGATGAGATAATTCTCATTTTCGAATTCATTTGTGCCCACAATTATATGGCGGATGCCGATTTGCTGGGCAATATCCTTCGCGATCTGAATATCGTTGCGTGGCACACTGGCACTGTCTGCCGTTACCGCAACCGCACGGTGCTGCCAGACTTGAAAGGCACCCGCCGCAACGACAGCAGAATCTACCCCACCGCTGAAGGCAACAACCGCACCATCAGGGAATGTTGCAAGCACCGCAAGCAAGTTTTTTGAAAGTAAGTGCGGGGATTCATCGACTGTCAACAAGGTAGCCTGCCAGATCCAGATTTCAGTTGAGATATTCTCGTATTATAGGAAGGTGATGCTGGCATTACCCGCCGGAAGTATACGTGGGGATGACATTTTGACATTTGCTAGACCTTTCATTTTTTATTAATCTTTGTGGCACCGAAACGAAGGTATTTTCAGGTTAGGAAGTTTGAAAATCGGCCAAGATTCGATGAAATTGGCTGAAAATTCTTGAACTGAAAGAAATTTTGGAAAAACTTAAAAAAATATTGACTTTTTCTGTTGCCCGGTTCCATCTGCTAGATACTATATCATTTACGCAATCCTTACAAATTAACCTCCACTATTTGATCGCTGGTGGTTGGTAGTTGTTTGTAAGTGGCTGATGCGTGCGGGAATAAGACTCATGAGTCAGAGGCATTGGGTGGGTGATTCATTTTGTGTTTCTGACTACTCGAGATTTCCCGGCAGCCAAGGCGTGTCGCGTTCTTTGTCCATCTTCGTGGTGAAAATGCGTACCATTCAATTGAATTCTGCTCTTTTTGATTGTTTCCACAACTTACCAGCTTCTGGTAAAGATTTCTGTAAATCGGCTCGAACCGCTCCAACAGAAGCACCACGAGCATAACTGAACCATTATCATCTGACTGGCTCGTTTTGCATCGCTGTGCAGCGAGTGAATCAGAAAAACAACGTTTATTCCCTCGGGAGACCTTTCGGCTATGGCCATCCCAGCTAACAGAACGATTATTCCAACCAAAGTTCGGAAATTCAACCGCGTGGGTGACGCTGTCAGTGTCCCACCGCTTACGGAAATCCAGACCAGTGCTTATGATCGCTTTTTGCAACTCGACATACCGTCGAACAAACGCACCCATACCGGCTTGGAAGGCGTTTTGCAAGAAGTTTTTCCCATCGAAAGCTACGACAAGAAAATCCAGTTGGAATACGTCAAGTATGAACTGGGCAAGCCACGCTTCGAGCCGGATGAGTGCCGCCAATTGCGCGTAACGTATGGCCGCCCATTCAAAGTACAGTTGCGTTTGCGTAAATCCGATGGCACCACCCTGGAAGAAGAAGTGTTTCTGGGCGACATGCCCATCATGATTGGCGGGGGCGAATTTATAATCAACGGTGCCGAGCGTGTCGTTGTTTCCCAGCTTCACCGCTCCCCAGGCGTGGACTTCGTGCAGACCATCGACGGTGACCTGACCCTGCACACCTGCCGGATTATTCCTGAGCGAGGATCCTGGATTGAAATCAATGTCACCAAGAAGCAAACTCTTGGTGTCAAAATCGACCAATCGGGTAAATTCAGTGCCATTACCTTGCTTCGCGCGATGGATCCGGAATATTCATCCAGCGCAGCAATCCTTCGGCAGTTTTATACACCGGAAAAGATTAAAGTGACCGCTGGTCCTTCGCGGGTGAAGTTGGTGGGTGATCCGGAAACGGAACAGCCACCGATGGTGGCTGATGATGATGTGATCGATCCGGAAACCGGTGAAGTTTACATCAACGCTGGCGAAGTTTTCACCAATGAAATCGTTGACCGAATTGTCGCTTCCACCATTAAAGAACTGACGGCACTCGCCCCACCGAAAGATTCGCTGATCCTGGAATCGATCAAGGAAGATGGTACCGAATCCCACGAAGCGGCTTTGCTGAAAATCTTTGGCAAACTGCGACCTGGGAATCCCGCCCAGCTCGAAAAAGCCAAAGAGCTGTTTCGAGAAAAGTTTCTCGATTCCAACCGTTACCGACTGGGTCGCGTGGGGCGTTTTCGCGTTAATCGGAAGTTCGATCAGAATGTTCCTGAAACCGAAATGACACTGCGTGCAGTCGACTTTGTGAACGCAATTCGCTATATCCTGAAGTTGCGTGAGCAGGACAAAACCAAAGAAGATGAAGCCCACTTCAACGTGGACGACATCGACCACCTGGGGAATCGTCGCCTGCGTACCATCGATGAACTCGCATGCGATGAACTGCGCAAAGGTTTCCTGAAGCTTCGTCGTACTGTTCAGGAACGGATGGCTTCCCGTGGGGAAGAAGAGCAGTCTCCCCGCTCGTTGATTAATCCGAAGAGTGTTTCTGCAGCCATTGAATACTTTTTTGGGCGAAGTGAATTATCGCAGGTAGTCGACCAGACCAACCCACTCTCTCAGTTGACCCACGAACGGCGACTTTCTGCCCTTGGACCTGGGGGTTTGAACCGGAAGCGTGCAGGTTTCGAAGTTCGAGACGTGCACCTGAGTCACTATGGACGTATTTGTCCGATTGAAACTCCTGAAGGAACGAACATCGGTTTGATTTCCAGCCTCTCGATTTATTCCCGGATCGATGAGTACGGTTTTTTGATCACACCTTACCGCACCGTAAATCAACGGAAGCTTTCCGAAGAAGTGCGTTGGGTGCGTGCCGATGAAGAATCCGAATTGAATATTGCATCTGCCGATGATACCAAGTTCGATGGGGATGAAATTGATGCCCAGCGAGTGAACGGTCGTCACGGTGGTGATCTCTGCCAGTTGAATGCCGAAGATGTTGAATACATTGACGTCTCACCTAAACAGATGGTGGGTGTTTCTGCCGGTCTGATTCCGTTCCTGGAACACGATGATGCCAACCGGGCATTAATGGGTTCCAACATGCAGCGTCAGGCGGTGCCACTGCTGGTGCCCGAACCACCGTTAGTGGCCACCGGCATGGAAACGGAAGTGGCTCAGAACTCCGGCATGATTGTGAAAGCAAAGCGTGCTGGAACAGTCACTTACGTCGATTCATGTCGTATTAAAATTGACGAAGACGAATACGTCATGCGGAAATTCGTCGGTTTGAACGAACGCACCTGTCAGAACCAGAAACCCCTGGTTCGTGTGGGTGATAAAGTGAAAGCCAACCAGATTATTGCCGATGGTGCCGCCATCAAAAATGGTGAACTCGCACTGGGACGGAACATTCTGGTCGCCTTCATGTCGTGGGAAGGCTACAACTTCGAAGATGCAATCATCATTTCCGAACGGTTGGTGAAGAACGATACCTACACTTCGATTCACATTGAAGAATTCGATATCGAAATTCGCGAAACAAAACTTGGGAAAGAAGTGTTTACCCGCGATATTCCAAACGTTTCTTCGAAGGCACTGGCCCATCTCGATGAGCATGGCATTGTGCAGGTGGGAACGTTTGTCAAGCCAGGTGACATTCTGGTAGGCAAAGTTTCGCCGAAATCTCGTTCAGAACTGACACCCGAAGAAAAATTGCTGCATGCAATTTTCGGCCGTTCAGGCGAAGATGTAAAGAATGATTCGCTGGAAGTGCCATCGGGCATCGAAGGGATTGTGATTGATACCCAGCGATTCAGCCGCACTACATCGATGACGGAAGCTGAGCGAAAAGCGCACGATAAACAGAAAACAGAAATTGAAAACCGTTACGGCAAAATGATTGCGGAACAGTTTCAGGCGTTTATCAATGAACTGGCCGAACTGCTGGGTCGAAAGAAAGCCGAACTGAAAGACCCCACCACTGGTAAAGCATTTGGAGACGACAAAGAGAAAGACGTTGTCATTGCCAGCCAGGCAATCGCGTTCAAACTGGACATGATTGATATTCGTTCTCCGGAAAAAGAGAAGAAAGCTAAAGAAATCTGGAAGCGTTACAGCGACCGGATTACTGTTGCAGTAGATGAGCAGGAACGGCGGATGAATTCGCTGAACCGTGGCAATGAATTGCAGCCCGGCGTGCAGCAAATGGTCAAAGTGTACGTGGCCACCAAACGACAGATCTCTGTAGGTGACAAAATGGCTGGCCGCCACGGGAACAAGGGGGTTATTTCCAAGATCCTGCCTGAAGAAGACATGCCATTTCTGTCTGATGGCTCTCGCGTTGAGATTCTGCTGAACCCACTGGGCGTACCAAGCCGGATGAACGTGGGCCAGATTCTTGAAACCCACCTGGGCTATGCTGCAGCCAAACTGGACTTCAAGGCAATCACCCCCGTATTCGATGGTGCTACCGAAGAAGAAATCCAGCAGGCACTCAGCGAAGCAGGACTGAACGTTTCCGGCAAGTCGCGTCTCTTTGATGGACGGACGGGTGAACCACTTGACCAGGATGTCACCGTGGGCTACCTGTACATGCTGAAACTGCACCACCTGGTGGATGATAAGGTACATGCAAGAGCGACAGGCCCTTACTCGCTGATTACCCAGCAGCCTCTGGGTGGAAAAGCGAGGTTCGGTGGGCAGCGATTCGGTGAAATGGAAGTGTGGGCGCTTGAAGCATATGGTGCCGCCTACATTCTGCAGGAACTTCTGACTGTGAAATCGGACGATGTCGAAGGCCGTACCAAGATCTACGAATCGATGGTGAAAGGGGAAAATACTCTCGAAGCAGGAACGCCAGCCAGCTTCGATGTGCTTACCCACGAAATCCGTGGCTTGGGATTGAACATGCAACTGGAAAAGAAACGGGCGTTTTAAAGAATCAAGACCAGATCTTGATTTGAGCAATACGTCGCCAGTCAGCAAGTTGATCTGACTGGCTGAAAGTTTAGGAAGACGAACCACAGGATCCACCTTTGCCTCGATCGACCACGATGTGGTTGTATTGGCAGAGGGGACATTAGAAATAACTTCGGAGTACGAGATGAACGCTGGAATCCCGAATCAAGCGACTGCCAACGAGAACACTACTTACGACCGCATTAATGATTACAGTGCGGTCCGGATTAGTCTGGCCAGCACCCACGACATCCGAAGTTGGTCTTTTGGTGAGGTCAAACGACCGGAAACCATTAATTACCGCACATACCGACCGGAAAAGGAAGGTTTGTTCTGTGAGAAGATCTTTGGACCAGAAAAAGACTGGGAATGTACCTGCGGCAAATACCGCGGGATGAAATACAAAGGCATGGTCTGCGAGAAGTGTGGTGTGAAAGTAACCCACTCCCGCGTCCGCCGGAAACGGATGGGGCACATTGAGCTGGCCGCGCCAGTTGTGCACATCTGGTTCTTCAAAGCAATGCCCAGCCGCCTGGGTACCCTGCTCGATCTGAAAACCAGCACCCTGGAAAAAATTATCTACTTCCAGGAATATGTGGTTACCGATGCGGGCGACACACCATTGAAAGAGCGGCAGCTCCTCAACGATGATGAATATCACACCGCAATCGATACCTATGGTCATGGCAGTTTTGAAGCCGACATGGGTGCCGAAGCGATTCGCAAACTGCTGGAAAAGCTGAATCTGGTTGAACTTTCGGACGAATTGCGCAAGCGATTGTCCGATGAAGATGCCAAAGGCGACAAAGCCAGCAAGCAGCGTCAGAAAGAACTGGTCAAGCGACTGAAAGTGATTGAAAGTCTGCGGGACAGTTCCAACAAGCCAGAATGGCTGATTCTGGAATGTATCCCGGTAATCCCGCCGGATTTACGGCCTTTGGTACTGTTGGAAAGTGGCAACTTTGCAACAAGTGATTTGAACGATCTTTACCGCCGGATTATCAACCGGAACAACCGCTTACGCAAGCTGGTGGACCTGAATGCACCGGAAGTGATCATCCGTAACGAAAAACGGATGCTTCAGCAATCGGTGGATGCATTGTTTGATAATGGTCGGTGCAAGCGACCGGTACTGGGCAGCAGCAACCGTCCGCTGAAATCGCTGACCGATATGATTAAAGGGAAACAAGGTCGTTTCCGCGAAAACCTGCTTGGAAAACGGGTGGACTACTCGGCCCGTTCAGTAATTGTTGTGGGTCCCGAATTGAAACTGCACCAGTGTGGTCTGCCCAAAAAGATCGCTCTGGAACTCTTTCAGCCGTTCATTATTCGTCGGCTGAAAGAGCTGGGGCATGCAGATACGATCAAATCTGCCAAGAAAAAACTGGAGCATAAGGAAGATCAGGTCTGGGATATCCTGGCGGAAGTAACCAAATCGCACCCGGTACTGCTCAATCGTGCCCCCACCCTGCACCGGATGGGGATTCAGGCTTTTGAGCCAGTATTAATTGAAGGCAATGCAATTCGCTTGCATCCCTTGGTTTGTCGTGGTTTCAATGCTGACTTCGACGGTGACCAGATGGCAGTCCACTTGCCACTGTCGATCGAAGCGCAGGTGGAAGCTCACGTGTTGATGATGTCCACCAACAACATTTTCAGTCCGGCCAACGGCA is part of the Zavarzinella sp. genome and harbors:
- the larE gene encoding ATP-dependent sacrificial sulfur transferase LarE; translated protein: MLTVDESPHLLSKNLLAVLATFPDGAVVAFSGGVDSAVVAAGAFQVWQHRAVAVTADSASVPRNDIQIAKDIAQQIGIRHIIVGTNEFENENYLINDGSRCFHCKTELYSQIQEIAPQLGISTICSGANQDDLGDYRPGLLAAQNFAVRHPLQEAGLGKQAVRAIAKLWQLPIWDRPASPCLSSRIVPGLAVTPARTQMIELAEQWLREKEIPDCRVRLHHDELARVEIPVEFLPIVLEADFREKFLIFCQNLGFRFVTFDLAGLRSGSMNELISLDVKNRYQLH
- the rpoB gene encoding DNA-directed RNA polymerase subunit beta is translated as MAIPANRTIIPTKVRKFNRVGDAVSVPPLTEIQTSAYDRFLQLDIPSNKRTHTGLEGVLQEVFPIESYDKKIQLEYVKYELGKPRFEPDECRQLRVTYGRPFKVQLRLRKSDGTTLEEEVFLGDMPIMIGGGEFIINGAERVVVSQLHRSPGVDFVQTIDGDLTLHTCRIIPERGSWIEINVTKKQTLGVKIDQSGKFSAITLLRAMDPEYSSSAAILRQFYTPEKIKVTAGPSRVKLVGDPETEQPPMVADDDVIDPETGEVYINAGEVFTNEIVDRIVASTIKELTALAPPKDSLILESIKEDGTESHEAALLKIFGKLRPGNPAQLEKAKELFREKFLDSNRYRLGRVGRFRVNRKFDQNVPETEMTLRAVDFVNAIRYILKLREQDKTKEDEAHFNVDDIDHLGNRRLRTIDELACDELRKGFLKLRRTVQERMASRGEEEQSPRSLINPKSVSAAIEYFFGRSELSQVVDQTNPLSQLTHERRLSALGPGGLNRKRAGFEVRDVHLSHYGRICPIETPEGTNIGLISSLSIYSRIDEYGFLITPYRTVNQRKLSEEVRWVRADEESELNIASADDTKFDGDEIDAQRVNGRHGGDLCQLNAEDVEYIDVSPKQMVGVSAGLIPFLEHDDANRALMGSNMQRQAVPLLVPEPPLVATGMETEVAQNSGMIVKAKRAGTVTYVDSCRIKIDEDEYVMRKFVGLNERTCQNQKPLVRVGDKVKANQIIADGAAIKNGELALGRNILVAFMSWEGYNFEDAIIISERLVKNDTYTSIHIEEFDIEIRETKLGKEVFTRDIPNVSSKALAHLDEHGIVQVGTFVKPGDILVGKVSPKSRSELTPEEKLLHAIFGRSGEDVKNDSLEVPSGIEGIVIDTQRFSRTTSMTEAERKAHDKQKTEIENRYGKMIAEQFQAFINELAELLGRKKAELKDPTTGKAFGDDKEKDVVIASQAIAFKLDMIDIRSPEKEKKAKEIWKRYSDRITVAVDEQERRMNSLNRGNELQPGVQQMVKVYVATKRQISVGDKMAGRHGNKGVISKILPEEDMPFLSDGSRVEILLNPLGVPSRMNVGQILETHLGYAAAKLDFKAITPVFDGATEEEIQQALSEAGLNVSGKSRLFDGRTGEPLDQDVTVGYLYMLKLHHLVDDKVHARATGPYSLITQQPLGGKARFGGQRFGEMEVWALEAYGAAYILQELLTVKSDDVEGRTKIYESMVKGENTLEAGTPASFDVLTHEIRGLGLNMQLEKKRAF